One region of Dryobates pubescens isolate bDryPub1 chromosome 20, bDryPub1.pri, whole genome shotgun sequence genomic DNA includes:
- the UTP11 gene encoding probable U3 small nucleolar RNA-associated protein 11 has product MSSAFRKAAKSGQRPHRERAQPASRKKLGLLEKKKDYRLRARDYHKKQNALRALQKKALDKNPDEFYFKMIRSQLRDGVHVVKQPKDEVTPEQMKLMRTQDIKYVETKRMAEAKKIERLKSELHLLDAEGKSPNKHLFFLDSRKEGKEFDIATHLNTVPELVGRVYNRPTIATLQKQTLKGATDPVHLKKLAQQRKNQYDLLKQRIEREKAMFVVAQKIQTRKDLLDKTHKVKVKKETTTSPAIYKFKFQRKR; this is encoded by the exons ATGTCATCCGCCTTCAGGAAAGCCGCCAAGTCGGGGCAGCGCCCGCATCGCGAGCGGGCACAG CCTGCCTCCCGGAAGAAGCTTGGCTTGCTAGAGAAGAAGAAGGATTACCGGCTTCGCGCCCG tgacTATCACAAGAAACAAAATGCACTCAGAGCGCTTCAAAAGAAAGCGCTGGACAAGAATCCTGATGAGTTCTACTTTAAAATGATACGTTCACAGCTCCGG GATGGCGTTCATGTAGTGAAGCAGCCAAAGGATGAAGTGACCCCGGAACAGATGAAACTGATGAGGACACAGGATATTAAATATGTGGAAACGAAAAGAATGGCAGAAGCCAAG AAAATCGAGCGGCTGAAGTCGGAGCTCCATCTGCTGGACGCCGAGGGGAAGAGCCCCAACAAGCATCTCTTCTTCCTGGATAGCCGCAAAGAAGGCAAG GAGTTTGATATTGCAACTCATCTGAATACTGTTCCAGAGCTTGTGGGTAGGGTGTACAACCGACCGACCATTGCGACGCTGCAGAAACAGACTCTGAAGGGAGCCACTGATCCTGTCCACTTAAAG AAATTAGCCCAGCAAAGGAAGAATCAGTATGACCTCCTGAAGCAGCGCATCGAACGAGAGAAGGCCATGTTTGTTGTGGCACAGAAAATCCAGACACGTAAAGATCttttg GACAAAACCCATAAAGTGAAGGTGAAGAAAGAGACAACAACCAGTCCAGCTATTTACAAATTCAAGTTTCAGCGGAAACGTTAA